GCGGTATTGATGAACGACAATATCGAAGAAATTGCTGGAACCGTCAAGGTAGCCCGCAAGGCACAGCGGATCGTGAAGCAAAATATGATATTCGCGATTACGGTTATACTGACTCTGATCGTAACGAATTTTGTGGCCGGTGTTGCGCTTCCGCTTGGTGTAGTTGGCCATGAAGGCAGTACGATATTGGTCATTCTGAACGGACTCCGTTTGCTTCGTACGAAATAATGGATGAAGAGGCACTTTACTGAAAAAGGTGGAGCTGCCTCTTTTTTTTCATTTGGAAGTGAAAATTAAGATTATTGCAACTCAAAGGATAGCTATGTATCATCTAAGACGATTGTTTATTCCGGAAGAGGTGAGACCACCAATGTTACCGTTATATTTTGATGTTAGGCTGCCGCAGGAGATGGAGTCTTTGGGTAATCTGCAATCTTTATATATGAACAACAATGTTCTGTTGAAGAAACCATCATTTTTACAGCGAATGACGAAGCTCGAGCAAATGAATCTGGAGAACAATCCTTTTTGCGATACTTAAAATATTTTCACAATTTTCATACATATGTGGCAATGCGTATTGACAGGCAACAAGAAAGTAATCATAATAAATATTAATTTATAATTATTATAAATAAGATGCGATATTACATATTAGGAGGAGATCATAGATGTATAAATCCGTTATTATTGGTACAGGACCTGCAGGCCTCACGGCTGCTATTTATTTGGCTCGCGCCAACCTCAGCCCACTAGTTATTGAAGGACCACAGCCAGGTGGACAGCTTACAACCACAACAGAGGTAGAGAACTTTCCCGGGTTTATAGATGGCATTCAAGGCCCTGAGTTGATGGACAATATGCGTAAGCAAGCAGAACGCTTCGGTGCGGAATTCCGTACGGGCTGGGTCAACAGCGTGGAATTTGGAGAGCGTCCTTTTAAGTTGAACGTTGAAGGCATGGGTGAAGTTGTTACCGAAACACTGGTTCTTTCGACTGGTGCTACTGCAAAATATTTGGGCATTCCAGGAGAACAGGATAACGTGGGCCGTGGTGTAAGTACATGCGCCACATGTGATGGTTTCTTTTTCCGCAACAAAGAGATCATTGTGGTCGGCGGAGGGGATTCCGCACTGGAAGAAGC
Above is a window of Paenibacillus uliginis N3/975 DNA encoding:
- the trxB gene encoding thioredoxin-disulfide reductase; its protein translation is MYKSVIIGTGPAGLTAAIYLARANLSPLVIEGPQPGGQLTTTTEVENFPGFIDGIQGPELMDNMRKQAERFGAEFRTGWVNSVEFGERPFKLNVEGMGEVVTETLVLSTGATAKYLGIPGEQDNVGRGVSTCATCDGFFFRNKEIIVVGGGDSALEEANFLTRFASKVTLVHRRDELRASKIMQDRARANEKIDWALNRTPLEVIADEQGVRGIKVQNNETGKEEVIEASGVFVAIGHHPNTSFLGGAITTDSNGYIVTTPGTSETNIPGVFACGDVQDTRYRQAITAAGSGCMAAMDTEKYIESLEHSAIVM